The proteins below come from a single Sander lucioperca isolate FBNREF2018 chromosome 20, SLUC_FBN_1.2, whole genome shotgun sequence genomic window:
- the nup107 gene encoding nuclear pore complex protein Nup107 gives MDWGQSELLSPVVRDEEVTVAARRRKKVAFPSPGSGSPVVSTATPARSLMRNTPASLFRQAVTPRFPDVSTILAPGGRTPRYTHTPRKALSSMNLDDSDWTNSMYISPVSGMDNSSFFSDDTANLSSALLKEDDPGEAAAASLFPEFLASLVKHSSSAVFELLDEYQTLCQEKVDVLQSVVLRAGQNSKTAGVHWLLQQENCTWRLITSLYRDRVQLALEDDIMTDMVVPSESEKVVVEQLFQRDAVIRQSQLVVDWLESIAKDKIGDFSDNIEYYAKNVCWENTLHSLKLRRKSGTAFTVPLVTELDPDAPFRQQRPLADLDREDDARLLKNLFSLIRAGMTEEAQRLCKRCGQAWRAATLEGWKLYHDPNRTSVSIELQPIEGNPQRGIWKACCWRMAEEEQLNRYERAIYSSLSGNLKPLLAVCESWEDCVWAHFKVMVDSLVEKELMSSGMAHQEMDTLPREYLEANWTMEKVFEELQALELKRVLEETKEHHHIIQKFVILGDLDGLFEEFSDWLTTSKPLPSHLLRFMTHLLLFFRSLGLALKEEVCVDVLKAYVSLLVRDQQTDLVARYVSQLPPEVATVEYAAFLETVNQPEIRPRCLQLATDAGLDVAAITKLVVETVRERDETEFTHHSQTLEMGTTKEDLRKIDVIDWLLFDPAHRAESLKQSNAIMRKFLAVQKHDAAKAVFSKVPEDSMREIYCQWSGGQTTSLPAEDENAIREHLCIRAYLEAHEAFTDWFNHSSSAPQKPAPAPEAKFTERVANEMREKEYQASLSAWSCRLDVLTEDVKERIYNVLLFVDGGWMIDNRQDSEPDSERRHQMAALRSLCLPRLTFLLLSVLQNSSRHQEALRLADIISSDQHRLYQVFSKEELRRFLLKLRESSLALLDRGLDPLGYELQT, from the exons ATGGACTG GGGTCAGAGTGAGCTGCTGTCTCCGGTGGTTCGAGATGAGGAGGTAACGGTCGCTGCGCGCCGGAGGAAGAAGGTGGCCT TCCCGTCACCCGGCAGTGGCAGCCCAGTTGTTTCCACAGCAACGCCAGCCCGCTCCCTGATGAGGAACACTCCTGCTTCACTGTTCAGACAGGCTG taacTCCCaggtttccagatgtttccacCATTTTGGCTCCAGGAGGTCGAACACctcggtacacacacacacccagaaaaGCCCTCAGCAGTatg AATTTGGATGACAGTGATTGGACCAACAGCATGTACATCTCCCCTGTTTCGGGAATGGATAACTCCAGCTTCTTCTCAGACGACACCGCCAACCTTAGCTCCGCCCTACTGAAGGAGGACGACCCTGGCGAGGCCG CGGCTGCCAGTCTTTTCCCAGAGTTCCTCGCCTCGCTTGTGAAGCACTCTTCCTCCGCGGTGTTTGAGCTGCTTGACGAATACCAGACACTTTGCCAGGAGAAG GTGGACGTACTGCAGTCTGTGGTCCTCAGAGCGGGTCAGAACAGTAAGACAGCAGGAGTCCACTGGCTGCTGCAGCAGGAGAACTGCACCTGGAGACTCATCACGTCACTGTACAG GGACCGGGTCCAGTTGGCGCTGGAAGATGATATCATGACAGACATGGTT GTTCCCAGCGAGAGTGAGAAGGTTGTGGTGGAGCAGCTTTTCCAGCGGGATGCCGTCATACGTCAGAGTCAG CTGGTCGTTGATTGGCTGGAGAGCATTGCCAAGGATAAGATTGGAGATTTTTCAGACAATATAGAATACTACGCCAAAAATGTCTGCTG ggaGAATACACTCCATTCGCTGAAGCTGAGGAGAAAGAGCGGCACTGCCTTCACTGTTCCTCTGGTCACTGAGCTG GACCCAGACGCTCCTTTCAGGCAACAGCGCCCCCTGGCTGACCTGGACAGAGAGGATGACGCCCGACTGCTGAAGAACCTGTTCAGCCTGATCAGAGCGGGGATGACCGAGGAG gcTCAGAGGCTGTGTAAGCGCTGTGGTCAGGCCTGGAGAGCAGCGACTCTGGAGGGCTGGAAACTCTACCATGATCCCAACAGGACCTCAG TGAGTATAGAGTTGCAGCCCATTGAAGGAAACCCTCAGAGAGGAATCTGGAAGGCCTGCTGCTGGAGAATGGCTGAGgag gAGCAGTTAAACAGATATGAGAGAGCGATCTACTCCAGCCTGAGTGGAAACCTCAAACCG ctCCTGGCAGTGTGTGAATCATGGGAGGACTGTGTGTGGGCGCACTTCAAAGTGATGGTCGACTCGCTGGTCGAAAAGGAACTGATGTCATCGGGGATGGCCCACCAGGAAATGGACACGCTGCCACGGGAATACCTGGAGGCCAa tTGGACGATGGAAAAGGTGTTTGAGGAACTTCAGGCCTTAGAGTTGAAG agggtGTTGGAGGAGACAAAAGAGCATCACCATATCATCCAGAAGTTTGTCATCCTGGGAGACCTGGACG GTCTGTTTGAGGagttttctgattggctgacaaCCTCTAAGCCCCTCCCCTCCCACCTGCTGCGTTTCATGACTCACCTGCTGCTGTTTTTCCGCTCTCTGGGTTTGGCATTGAAG gaggaggtgtgtgtggatgtgctGAAGGCGTACGTCTCCCTTCTGGTTCGGGATCAGCAGACCGACCTCGTGGCGAGGTACGTTAGCCAGTTACCCCCCGAGGTTGCCACCGTCGAGTACGCCGCTTTCTTGGAGACCGTCAACCAGCCGGAGATCCGGCCCCGCTGCCTGCAGCTCGCCACTGATGCCG GTCTGGATGTCGCTGCGATAACCAAGCTGGTGGTGGagactgtgagagagagagacgaaacCGAGTTTACACACCACAGCCAGACGCTGGAGATGGGAACTACAAAG GAGGACCTAAGAAAGATCGATGTCATCGATTGGCTGCTGTTTGACCCCGCCCATCGCGCCGAGTCCCTAAAGCAGTCCAATGCCATCATGAGGAAGTTTCTGG CCGTGCAGAAACACGACGCAGCCAAGGCGGTGTTCTCTAAAGTTCCAGAGGATTCAATGAGGGAGATTTACTGCCAGTGGTCGGGGGGTCAGACCACGTCTCTACCTGCTGAGGACGAGAACGCCATCAGAGAACACCTGTGTATCAGAGCCTACCTG GAAGCCCACGAGGCCTTCACTGACTGGTTCAACCACAGTAGCTCTGCGCCCCAGAAACCAGCACCTGCCCCTGAGGCCAAATTCACAGAGCGAGTAGCCAATGAGATGAGAGAAAAGGAGTACcag gcctCCCTGTCTGCCTGGTCGTGCCGTCTGGACGTTCTAACTGAAGATGTGAAAGAGAGAATCTACAACGTGCTGCTGTTCGTAGACGGAGGATGGATGATCGACAACAGACAG GATTCCGAGCCAGATTCAGAGCGCAGGCACCAGATGGCGGCGTTGCGCTCTCTGTGTCTGCCTCGCCTCACCTTTTTGCTGCTCAGCGTGCTGCAGAACTCCTCCAGACACCAGGAGGCGCTGCGACTCGCTGACATCATCTCATCTGACCAGCACCGCCTCTACCAG GTTTTCTCTAAAGAGGAGCTGAGAAGGTTTCTCCTGAAGCTGAGGGAGTCGTCGCTCGCTCTATTGGACCGAGGACTCGATCCACTGGGCTACGAGTTACAGACATGA
- the slc35e3 gene encoding solute carrier family 35 member E3 produces MAGMLLNFSSNRRIIAGLLVNLLSSICIVFINKWIYVHYGFPNMTLTLVHFVVTWLGLYICNRMDIFSPKSLPIRRIVWLALSFCGFVAFTNLSLQNNSIGTYQLAKAMTTPVIILIQTTYYKKTFSTKIKLTLVPITLGVILNSYFDVRFNLLGTVFATLGVLVTSLYQVWVGAKQHELQVNSMQLLYYQAPLSSGFLLCVVPVFEPLTGDGGIFGPWSLPALVTVLFSGVVAFLVNLSIYWIIGNTSAVTYNMFGHFKFCITLIGGYLLFHDPLSLNQALGILCTLAGILSYTHFKLNEQEEGKSRLAQRP; encoded by the exons ATGGCTGGGATGCTGTTAAATTTCTCATCCAACAGGCGCATCATCGCCGGCCTGCTGGTCAACCTGCTGTCCTCCATCTGCATTGTTTTTATCAACAAGTGGATCTACGTACACTATGGCTTCCCCAACATGACCTTGACCCTCGTTCACTTTGTGGTCACCTGGCTGGGACTCTACATCTGTAACAGAATGGACATTTTCTCTCCAAAAAGCCTTCCCATTCGCAGGATTGTGTGGCTGGCTCTGAGCTTCTGTGGGTTTGTGGCCTTCACCAACCTTTCCCTGCAGAACAACTCAATAGGAACGTACCAGCTGGCTAAAGCCATGACCACACCCGTCATCATCCTCATCCAGACCACCTACTACAAGAAGACCTTCTCCACCAAGATTAAACTGACACTG GTGCCCATCACATTAGGGGTTATATTGAATTCGTACTTTGATGTGAGGTTCAACCTGCTGGGGACGGTGTTTGCAACGCTGGGTGTTTTGGTGACGTCGCTTTACCAAGTG tgggtGGGAGCTAAACAACATGAGCTCCAGGTGAACTCCATGCAGCTTCTGTACTATCAG GCTCCTCTGTCATCGGGCTTCCTGCTCTGCGTTGTTCCCGTGTTTGAGCCGCTGACTGGAGACGGAGGAATATTTGGACCCTGGTCTCTACCTGCTCTG GTGACGGTGCTGTTCTCGGGTGTGGTGGCGTTCCTGGTCAACCTGTCCATCTACTGGATCATTGGAAACACCTCGGCTGTCAC CTACAACATGTTTGGTCATTTTAAATTCTGCATCACTCTGATTGGAGGATACCTGCTCTTTCATGACCCGCTGTCCCTCAACCAG GCATTGGGGATCCTCTGCACTCTGGCAGGTATCCTGTCTTACACTCACTTCAAGCTGAATGAACAGGAGGAGGGGAAGAGCCGCCTCGCTCAAAGACCGTAG